One genomic segment of Ricinus communis isolate WT05 ecotype wild-type chromosome 3, ASM1957865v1, whole genome shotgun sequence includes these proteins:
- the LOC8262618 gene encoding C-type lectin receptor-like tyrosine-protein kinase At1g52310 — MDLKLTHLQFSVLLIAVVLSFVAPENISNDTIHSPLIASRNESNKGWCHSGWDISPNKKKCLKYFEKSKSWDDSEALCASYGGHLAALTSSQELTFAKQLCGQIVDGCWVGERVINSTVGSNWKWFDNTSYWNESILSGASFDSKCTNLSCHNNATAEFCTLVNNRTTHLVDERCNKSHVFICMLDAENKCYHMHCHREYLIILAVVSGLILCTALAVVIWLLAYRRSRKRRKSRKLSNPAASALVPPSWKVFTNEELRSITKNFSEGNRLPGDAKTGGTYSGLLPDGSRVAVKRLKRSSFQRKKEFYSEIGRVARLHHPNLVAIKGCCYDHGDRYIVYEFVVNGPLDRWLHHISRGGRSLDWTMRMKIATTLAQGIAFLHDKVKPHVVHRDIRASNVLLDEEFGAHLMGVGLSKFVPWEVMHEGTVMAGGTYGYLAPEFVYRNKLTTKSDVYSFGVLLLEIVTGRRPAQAVDSVGWQSIFEWATPLVQAHRYPELLDPLIYSSSSEIPEPGVIQKVVDLVYACTQHVPSMRPRMSHVVHQLQQLAQSSSLK, encoded by the exons ATGGATTTGAAATTGACCCATTTGCAGTTTTCTGTGCTTTTGATTGCTGTTGTGCTCTCTTTTGTGGCTCCAGAGAAC ATATCTAATGATACAATTCATAGTCCACTAATAGCCTCCAGGAATGAAAGCAATAAAG GATGGTGCCATTCTGGCTGGGACATAagtccaaataagaaaaagtgcttaaaatattttgagaaaTCAAAGTCATGGGACGATTCAGAAGCTCTTTGTGCAAGCTATGGTGGACACTTGGCAGCATTGACATCATCTCAAGAACTAACCTTTGCCAAACAGCTGTGTGGCCAAATTGTGGATGGCTGTTGGGTTGGTGAACGAGTCATCAACTCCACTGTTGGTTCTAATTGGAAATGGTTTGATAATACATCATATTGGAATGAGTCAATATTGTCTGGAGCATCTTTCGATTCAAAGTGCACCAACTTGTCATGCCACAATAATGCTACAGCTGAATTTTGTACATTGGTGAATAACAGAACCACACATCTTGTGGATGAGAGATGCAACAAGTCTCATGTGTTTATATGCATGCTAGATgctg AGAACAAATGTTACCACATGCATTGTCATAGGGAGTATCTTATTATCCTTGCAGTTGTCAGTGGGTTGATTCTCTGCACTGCATTAGCAGTGGTGATTTGGCTTCTTGCATATAGACGGAGCCGGAAGCGTAGAAAGTCCCGTAAATTATCTAATCCAGCAGCTTCTGCATTAGTTCCACCATCATGGAAAGTCTTTACTAATGAGGAATTAAGGTCCATTACAAAGAATTTTAGTGAAGGAAATCGCCTTCCTGGAGATGCTAAAACAGGTGGCACATATAGTGGGCTCCTACCTGATGGATCAAGGGTTGCAGTAAAAAGGTTGAAGAGATCCAGTTTCCAAAGAAAGAAGGAGTTCTATTCTGAGATTGGAAGGGTTGCAAGGCTTCATCATCCAAATTTGGTGGCTATTAAAGGATGTTGCTATGATCACGGTGATCGCTACATTGTTTATGAGTTTGTAGTTAATGGACCCTTGGATAGATGGCTACACCACATATCAAGAGGTGGTAGGAGCTTGGATTGGACTATGAGGATGAAAATAGCTACTACACTTGCCCAAGGAATTGC GTTCTTGCATGACAAAGTTAAGCCACATGTTGTGCATCGGGACATTCGTGCTAGTAATGTACTGCTTGATGAAGAATTTGGAGCACACTTGATGGGAGTTGGTCTCTCCAAGTTTGTGCCATGGGAGGTGATGCATGAGGGAACGGTGATGGCAGGCGGCACATATGGGTACCTTGCACCAGAATTTGTCTACAGAAATAAGCTTACAACAAAGAGTGATGTTTATAGCTTTGGGGTGCTGCTGTTAGAAATAGTAACCGGGCGGAGGCCTGCACAAGCAGTTGATTCAGTGGGTTGGCAGAGTATATTCGAGTGGGCTACGCCTTTGGTCCAGGCACACCGCTACCCTGAGCTCTTGGATCCTCTGATATATTCGTCTTCTTCAGAAATTCCAGAACCTGGTGTTATTCAGAAGGTGGTGGACCTGGTCTATGCCTGCACGCAGCATGTCCCATCGATGCGGCCAAGAATGTCTCATGTTGTTCATCAGCTACAGCAACTCGCTCAATCATCTAGTTTAAAGTGA
- the LOC8262614 gene encoding subtilisin-like protease SBT1.8, which translates to MGSMATTFYFFSLVLSFSLPAIAKKTYIVHVNHNAKPNSYPTHHHWYQSLVTSSSSDSLLYTYTAAFHGFAAHLDPQEADALREMDSVLNVFEEEIYTLQTTHTPQFLGIDANFGLSDGRNFNDVEQASADVIVGVLDSGVWPESKSFDDKGLPAIPKRWKGKCKSTKDFDHKLCNKKLIGARYFVKGHKRATQSKEIVSSRDYDGHGTHTASTVAGSPVANASMFRYARGTARGMAVRARVASYKVCWSTGCLQSDIVAGIDRAILDGVDLLSLSLESRASQPLPYYADPIAIGAFSAMEAGILVSCSAGNRGPEKSSVSNVAPWIMTVAAGSIDRDFPAYALLGNKQRVAGVSISRGRRRGMGKRKPVNLVYHKGSNSSSNFCLRGTLEPTLVRGQVVICDQGKISPIEKGLVVHKAGGVGMILVDNTVVKELVAHNHLLPTVAVGKKGGKLIKKYVKTDPNPTVLLSFGGTVVGVRPSPMVAAFSSRGPNPVTPQILKPDIMAPGVNILAAFSEGASPTGLKEDKRITKFLIASGTSMSCPHVSGIAALVKAAHPTWSPSALRSALMTTAYTVDSTNTPLQDAVTAKFSNPWAYGSGHVDPKRALSPGLVYDISPQDYVTFLCSLNYDLNLTCPRKFSDLGELNYPSFSVLFGKKTTAVRYSRELTNVGTARATYRVAVTAPSEVAVTVAPAKLVFKKVGEKLRYTATFAAKRNAKKPAGGAAFGSIVWSNAKYKVSSPVAFAWT; encoded by the exons ATGGGTTCAATGGCTACTACTTTTTACTTCTTCAGTCTCGTGCTTTCCTTCTCACTGCCAGCCATTGCCAAGAAAACTTACATTGTTCACGTGAATCACAACGCAAAGCCTAATTCATACCCCACACACCATCACTGGTATCAATCCCTTGTCACTTCCTCCTCTTCGGATTCCCTCCTCTACACTTACACCGCCGCATTTCATGGCTTCGCGGCCCATCTCGACCCTCAAGAAGCTGATGCTCTTAGAGAGATGGATTCTGTCCTTAATgtatttgaagaagaaatctACACCCTTCAGACCACCCACACCCCACAATTCCTCGGCATTGATGCCAACTTTGGCTTGAGTGATGGACGTAATTTTAATGATGTTGAGCAAGCTTCTGCGGATGTTATTGTTGGAGTTCTTGATTCTGGTGTGTGGCCAGAGTCAAAAAGTTTCGACGACAAAGGCTTGCCAGCAATCCCAAAACGTTGGAAAGGAAAATGCAAGTCTACTAAAGATTTTGATCACAAACTGTGCAATAAAAAGCTGATTGGAGCTCGTTATTTTGTAAAAGGACACAAAAGAGCAACTCAGTCTAAGGAAATTGTCTCGTCCAGGGACTACGACGGGCATGGAACGCATACTGCTAGCACAGTCGCTGGTTCGCCTGTAGCGAATGCAAGTATGTTTAGATATGCAAGAGGCACCGCCAGAGGGATGGCTGTTCGTGCACGGGTGGCAAGCTATAAAGTGTGCTGGAGCACCGGTTGTCTTCAGTCTGATATAGTTGCAGGGATTGACAGAGCTATTTTAGATGGTGTTGATTTGTTATCACTCTCGCTCGAGTCTCGAGCTTCTCAACCTCTTCCATATTATGCTGACCCCATTGCTATAGGTGCATTTTCAGCAATGGAGGCAGGCATTTTAGTCTCTTGTTCAGCTGGTAACAGGGGACCTGAAAAATCCTCCGTAAGTAATGTAGCTCCATGGATTATGACTGTAGCTGCTGGAAGCATAGACAGAGACTTTCCAGCCTATGCTTTGCTGGGTAACAAACAGAGGGTGGCCGGGGTCTCGATTTCCAGAGGAAGACGAAGGGGGATGGGCAAGCGTAAGCCAGTGAATCTAGTGTATCATAAAGGAAGTAATAGTTCGAGTAATTTTTGCCTGCGTGGAACTCTTGAACCAACACTGGTGCGTGGTCAAGTGGTGATCTGCGATCAAGGGAAAATCTCACCTATAGAAAAAGGTTTAGTGGTGCATAAAGCCGGAGGTGTTGGGATGATACTGGTGGATAATACGGTTGTGAAGGAGTTAGTGGCTCATAACCACTTGCTGCCGACTGTGGCAGTGGGGAAGAAAGGCGGAAAGCTGATTAAGAAGTATGTTAAGACTGACCCTAATCCTACAGTCCTACTTAGCTTTGGTGGAACGGTGGTGGGCGTCCGGCCTTCACCGATGGTGGCAGCTTTCAGCTCGAGAGGGCCGAATCCAGTGACTCCACAGATCTTGAAGCCTGACATTATGGCTCCTGGGGTTAACATTCTAGCTGCATTTTCTGAGGGTGCTAGTCCAACTGGGTTGAAGGAAGACAAGAGGATCACTAAGTTTCTCATTGCATCAG GAACATCCATGTCATGTCCACATGTAAGTGGGATAGCAGCATTAGTAAAAGCAGCACATCCAACATGGAGCCCAAGCGCACTCAGATCAGCTCTCATGACCACAGCCTACACTGTTGACAGCACCAACACTCCTCTCCAGGATGCTGTAACTGCCAAATTTTCGAACCCATGGGCTTATGGGTCTGGTCATGTAGACCCGAAGAGAGCCCTCTCTCCTGGCCTTGTTTATGATATCTCCCCACAGGACTACGTCACATTCTTATGTTCATTAAATTATGACCTTAATCTCACTTGTCCAAGGAAATTCAGTGATCTTGGTGAGCTAAATTACCCATCATTCTCAGTCTTGTTTGGGAAGAAGACTACTGCTGTGCGATACAGTCGTGAATTGACAAATGTAGGCACCGCCAGAGCAACGTACAGAGTGGCAGTGACTGCACCGTCTGAGGTGGCAGTGACCGTGGCACCAGCTAAGCTTGTGTTTAAGAAAGTAGGGGAGAAGCTGAGATACACAGCCACATTTGCAGCCAAGAGAAATGCAAAAAAGCCAGCTGGGGGTGCTGCGTTTGGTTCAATTGTTTGGAGCAATGCCAAATACAAAGTGAGCAGCCCAGTTGCATTTGCATGGACATGA
- the LOC8262620 gene encoding protein COP1 SUPPRESSOR 2, producing MLKKKKNFRKRSIEEAEDPESSRNNNNATPDDDEEERRLALEEVKFLQKQRERKSGIPAILTPSSSASSSAAAAAAQLQQNSSGLVSSKKVTEKNDGDGEKEDLVLQDTFAQETAVMVEDPNMLMYVEQELAKKSGKNVDATQVENELKRAEDELYTIPEHLKVKRRNSEESSTQWTTGIAEVQLPIEYKLKNIEETEAAKKLLQEKRLMGRAKSEFSIPSSYSADYFQRGRDYAEKLRREHPELYKDRNSQDESAGSKPADNNTDATRREAATDEFMLERFRKRERHRVMRR from the exons atgctgaaaaagaagaagaatttcaGGAAGAGAAGCATCGAAGAAGCAGAAGATCCTGAGAGCAGCAGAAACAACAATAATGCCACGccagatgatgatgaagaagaaaggag ATTGGCATTGGAGGAAGTGAAATTCCTACAAAAGcaaagagaaaggaaatcagGAATACCAGCAATATTGACTCCATCATCATCAGCATCATcatcagcagcagcagcagcagcgcAGCTGCAGCAAAATAGTAGTGGTTTAGTATCTTCCAAAAAAGTAACCGAGAAGAACGATGGGGATGGAGAGAAAGAAGACCTTGTTCTTCAGGATACTTTTGCTCAAGAAACTGCTGTTATGGTTGAAGATCCTAACAT GCTGATGTATGTTGAGCAAGAATTGGCAAAGAAAAGCGGAAAGAACGTTGATGCAACACAAGTTGAAAACGAGTTAAAGCGCGCTGAAGATGAATTGTACACAATTCCTGAACATCTTAAA GTGAAAAGGAGAAACTCGGAAGAAAGCTCTACCCAGTGGACTACTGGGATTGCAGAGGTTCAGCTACCCATTGA ATACAAACTGAAAAATATTGAGGAAACTGAGGCTGCCAAAAAACTTCTACAGGAGAAACGGCTAATGGGTCGAGCAAAATCAGAATTTAGTATCCCATCAAGTTACAGTGCAGATTATTTCCAACGTGGCAGGGATTATGCTGAGAAACTGCGAAGAG AGCATCCTGAGCTGTACAAGGACAGGAATTCACAGGATGAGAGTGCTGGATCCAAACCAGCTGATAACAACACTGATGCGACTCGTAGAGAAGCTGCAACTGATGAGTTCATGCTAGAGCGTTTCAGAAAACGAGAACGCCATCGGGTCATGCGGAGATAG